The Musa acuminata AAA Group cultivar baxijiao chromosome BXJ3-6, Cavendish_Baxijiao_AAA, whole genome shotgun sequence region ACGACCCGGGATAACCGGCTTATTAATTTCGTTAGGCTCCCAACTATTGCTCAAAATGCTTAGACTTAGGTTAATAGGTAGTACACCCATCATCGTTTGGTTCCCAAAGCATTGTCCAAAATGCTTAGACTTAAATTAATAATAGTATAtacatcatacccttataagtcaaaTCTTGATATTATCTACTTTCGATCTCCTCCAGTTAAGGACTTGACATCCTTATTAAGACTCAACATAGTCCATACCAAACCCTAGCATGGTGTATGCGAGTCATAATCCAGTGGTGACTCCACGccatgacgagtcctctgactcgaGCTCCTTTACCATATCTCAATTTTAAGATagttttgataccaattgtcaggaCCTGGCCTAATGGGATAACTAGTCTATCAACACTCATCTGACCCTTAAGTCAATCTTGGTCTTGCCCGCTTTCGGTGTGAGACTAATCAAAGTGTTACAAATGACATCATTGTTTTTATTTATTCATAGTTGGTTTATTTTGAATATATACTTTAACGTAATGTAATTATGGTGCACTAGAATTTGGAAGCACAATATGTGATCAGTTCATATACAAATTCAGTTTTTAATACTTATATTATGCATTCAAAAGTTGACTATTCTTCTTAAACATTAGGCGCTTAAAGATTTTGATCTCCTTTTGACATAGACTCGATGTTCTTATGGGGTGAACACTAACGCATGTGCCCTAGATCTATTACAAAATATTCATGATAGAAATTATAATTATTGGTCCATGTTTAGGCCTTACTGTAAGTTGTAAGTGGTTAAACCCTGCATGTGGTGGATATATAATTGTATATGGGTAAAGATAATTCACTAGCTAAATTTCAGTGCTCTTATGAAAGCTAGTGTACAAGCGATGAATGGTCGTCTCTGTACATACTGTTTGCCTGATTATTTATAGAGCTTTATTGTAAATAAATTCTGAGTGAATTTTTCTGCTTTCACTTGCTTGTACAAATGAACAAGATGTACATCATTTAATCTTGACTGCATGTACAAATGATGTAATCAAGTTTACATAAAAAATTTAATCTTGACTGCATGATTGGTTTCTGGTTTTTCATATCTTATGGACCTGATGCATGCAATTAATCAGAAGCTGATCATGAAAGGATATTTTATTTTTCGGGCATACTATGCTGATCTTTCCTCAGTTTTCTTTGTCAAGGTTCCTATGAACATGAAGAGGTTCGATTTTGCCATGGCTTCAAGGTTTCCTGCTGGTTATTAAACTCAATTGAAGTTTGTTTATGAATGTCACCAGAACCTTTAATATTTTGAATATGTAGCACTTACAGGGTTACCTGAGTTTGATAGACTTAcaaattttaatatttctttcaGTCATTGGAATCTGCATCCATTTTCACATTGCTAAGACAACGTTCTTTGAAGATCAGGAAGAATAATGCATCCTAATATTTTTTGGCTTGACTTTCTGCATCCTGCAGGTGGTCAGGATGGTTGTCAGCACCTATCAGGCAGCCAGCGGTGCAGGCACTGCAGTGATGGAAGAGCCTATGCAGCAGACTCATGAGGTGTTTTTGTGTTCTTTTCTTTATTAATCTTTACCTAATCATCTTGTAACTGATAGCCTTATGTACACTCTTCTTACGTTACTTTATAGATCCTGGAAGGCACACAACCTACTTGTAAAATCTTTATGCCACCTTGATCTGAAGACATGATCAGAGGAATGATTAAGTTTTAATGCTTCTAAATCTCACTTTGTGCAGTATGCATTGAATCTGTTCTCACACAATGCAGCAGTTTTTTCTAATGGCTATAATGAGGAGGAAATGAAATTGGTGAAGGAAACAAGAAAATTTTGGGTAATTGCATATCAATTGTTATAAGTATTCAGTTTTTTTCTCAAATTTCTTTGATttgtattaattaaatatttgatcaccttattttccaagcatacctTTCTCCAGAATGACATGGATGTCAAAGTGACTGCAACTTGCATACGAGTTCCTGTGATGCATGCACATGCTGAAAATGTGAACCTCCAAATCGAAAAGCCACTTGACGAGGTCAGTTGGAGTAACATGCATAGAAAGAAAGACAACATAGTGAAGAAAATTCCACTATAATTTGTGAACCTCTAAGTCATATTTATCTAGTATGGTTGTGGTAAAGAAGTGCAGCTGGTCTGGCTAACTCGGACTTCTAGATCTATTGGTTTCTTGAACAAGTCTCTAAGGCATACATTTGTATTATTAGAGAATCATTATTTCTCTGTTGATATGCATGGTCAATACATCCTAGTTTCGGAAAGGAAAGGTTTTTGAAGGTAAAACGAGCAAGCTCTCCAACCGTTAATCCGAAGAGCTTAAGGATGCCATGACGTTGACCATAATCAGTGTCATTCTTGATTTTTGTAGTGACATAAAAATACTTCCAATGAAACTAGCAAGTTGTCCAACCAGTAACCTCACCAGTTAAATCATTAAGGAATATGCCATATTCTGATCATCATCGACACTGTTCCTGATTTGTGTGAATCTGAGTGCAAAGATGCATATAGCGTGAGCATTACAATCTCTTGCTCTTTTAAGTTATTCCCTTGGCACTATTTTGGAGGTTGTTTAACTTGAAATACTCTTCAATTTGGTCATGAATCATAGTCAAACCTACTGACTGGAATAGATGTGTTTAGGTATACCTTCAGGATTAgaagtatatatatgcataacTACTAAATGTGTATGCACAAATATAGCATTTGTTGGCAAGGACAAGCATTTGAAGCTGACTGTTGTTACAAGGCAATCTCAAACTGAGTGCTTTGTTAGATGACAGGTCTTATCATTTGCACTTAATCATTTAATTGTTATTGACCTAATTTGAATGTATAGGATACCGCTAGACGCATTCTGGAGGGAGCTGCTGGTGTGGTGGTTGTCGATGACCGTGAATCCAATCACTTCCCTACACCACTGGATGTTAGTTTTTTTCCTTTATCATTTACTAATGTTAAAACTGGGAGAATCCACAAATAAAATTTGCTACTGATTGCACTTCCATCCAAATATCACTGCACATCACCTTTGCACTCCATTTGAATCCTTGCTGATGATTTAAATCAGAGATGAGATCTCCTTACTGCAGGTATCCAACAAAGATGATGTGGCGGTGGGTCGCATACATCAGGACCTATCTCAAGATGGCAACCTCGGGTAATATGCTCCATTTTGTCAAAAAATCCGAATGATTGCTGCTACTATTATTATCTTCGAGCTTCACAAAAATAGAATACCATGTATTGATCAAATTGGACATATTTGTCTGCGGAGATCAGATACGTAAAGGAGCAGCCCGAAAAGCTATCCAGATTGCCGAAAATTTGTCGTCGACGATGCCCCCCCTGATCGTTTTCGCAAATGTTAAGCCATTTTCTCTGCGGCCTGTTGCTGAAACACAAGATACGAGATGATAACGTCAAATTTTTTGGTCCTTGAAATAATTCAGTGTCTGTTTATGTTGTGAGAGCACAATTCTGTAAGATCGACTACGCTTTCTCGACCAGTTGATCTTTATGTACCATAACCTATGAATTCTGTTCTGTGAAAAGAAGATTTCATCTGTTTCGGCCCATCTGGAAATGCCTGCCTCTTGATTGGAATTTTCATCTGTGGATCTTCCCAAGGTCAAACTTTTGCAGCTTTCTGAGGACCTTCTTCCACCATTTGACTgagatttgattcaagcttttccTGAAGAAATATATACATTGCGATGTTCCAAACTTTTGTTTCATTTTATACTTGTGGAAagctttttttaatatttatttgtatGAAATATATCGACAACATATCACTCtcttttttatgtatatataaacacacacacaacatatctGTATATACGtatatctcatcataatccatTGAGAAGTATCGAAAGATACGGAGATGCCGCAAAGGTGTTCGATCAAGGACACTTGGGTCGCCTCCTCTTCCCACTGCCTGTGTACTTGTCCCTGTAACAGGGGCACTCATCTTTGTGTCCGTACGTTCCCGATGGCACGCACCGGCACTGCTCGCAGCACAGCCCGCAGTACTTGAGGCACCGGTCCTGAACGCTCGCCTTGGAGCACCTCACCTTGCACTTGGACTCGCAGAACGCTGCAACCACGCAAACGATTTAGCGCAACGGCATGAACAGAGCAAAGCAAACAAGGCTTGTCTGCGATTACCTGAGCCTGCCATGGTGGCTTGGAGGCAGGAAGAGGCGAAGAGGACGAGGAGAAGAGCTAAGATGGAGTAGAGGGGCTTCATGACTGCTCACGGTGCAGAAAGATCGGGAGGGTCTGCTGATTTATAGGAGAGTGGGAAACGTCGTCGGTGAGGAGTAGATGATGAGGTTTGAGCTGGCATCCGATCGGCAATGGCTTCATCATGGGATCACAACAGTAGGGGAAGTGGAGGGATGCAGTGCTGTTGTGGAGAGTGGGGTAGGCGGCCTCATCGAGGTGCACTGATCG contains the following coding sequences:
- the LOC135640819 gene encoding peamaclein-like, with the protein product MKPLYSILALLLVLFASSCLQATMAGSAFCESKCKVRCSKASVQDRCLKYCGLCCEQCRCVPSGTYGHKDECPCYRDKYTGSGKRRRPKCP